One stretch of Euphorbia lathyris chromosome 7, ddEupLath1.1, whole genome shotgun sequence DNA includes these proteins:
- the LOC136200936 gene encoding peamaclein — MKAVFGTLLLVSLILTSSYFEVTLAGSEFCDSKCKVRCSKAGVEDRCLKYCGICCEKCKCVPSGTYGNKDECPCYRDIKNSKGKPKCP, encoded by the exons ATGAAGGCAGTCTTTGGAACTCTTTTGTTGGTCTCTCTGATTCTAACTTCCTCTTATTTCGAGGTCACACTGGCTGGTTCAG AATTCTGTGACTCGAAATGTAAGGTGAGATGCTCAAAAGCAGGAGTTGAAGATCGGTGCTTGAAGTACTGTGGAATATGCTGCGAAAAATGCAAGTGTGTGCCCTCTGGAACTTACGGGAATAAGGACGAGTGCCCTTGTTACAGGGACATCAAGAACTCTAAGGGAAAACCCAAATGCCCTTGA